A section of the Lampris incognitus isolate fLamInc1 chromosome 8, fLamInc1.hap2, whole genome shotgun sequence genome encodes:
- the si:ch1073-15f19.2 gene encoding T-cell surface protein tactile isoform X1, producing MRLDVSHITGTVLGTACSLLFLTSFIQGLLGIDVLHHQTMEAVAGQSIDLPCIVQNYTSLNIVQVEWSKMNNTKLAVYNLIHGGYVFHPNVTIWAQRAGTDEQSTLIGTNLRLQVVGKQDSGVYICDISTFPLGSISTSTQLKVKDVSQIKCNMNSSFEVHRGENVSIRCTVDTSSGAQYYNWTKDEKLLSVNEFLQLSWVTDAHAGVYRLTVDTGNNQLQAAFNITVLTATSNMERDLNTSSGPPRVTDSHTISPSTKSPHPAISGAWTTKMDPNVTADELTATTSDGNHNTSLNVSSSFLSDRVNMAVTDPSTMPLNPDHLHNSTDVAVTTTSIPSPSVSYDPSTVQLQSSSSDMSMPTTVGYGGPVERTGDETESKGTEKSSFTLTAESSTLKTTATKPEKPTASTTLTDEDSIGDMIEKDTGRSLWWIIVPILVLIVLAGILYRIRIIQKRMDMPPPFKPPPPPEKYTLVYTQRSPVNRKQPHCQCVGLILSTRPVGSHYGARGVGWSARRASRSCLLLALA from the exons ATGAGACTGGACGTGTCACACATAACTGGGACCGTACTGGGAACTGCATGCTCTCTCCTCTTTTTGACCTCTTTCATACAAG GGCTGCTTGGCATCGATGTGTTACACCATCAAACCATGGAGGCAGTGGCGGGCCAGAGCATCGACCTGCCATGTATCGTACAAAACTACACCTCTCTTAATATTGTCCAAGTTGAATGGAGTAAGATGAACAACACAAAGTTGGCTGTGTACAACTTAATCCACGGAGGTTATGTATTCCATCCCAATGTCACTATCTGGGCACAGAGGGCAGGGACAGACGAGCAGAGCACGCTGATTGGCACCAATCTGCGGCTGCAGGTGGTGGGAAAACAGGACAGTGGGGTCTATATCTGTGACATCTCAACCTTTCCACTGGGATCCATCAGCACCAGCACCCagctaaaggtcaaag ATGTCAGTCAAATTAAATGCAACATGAACAGCAGTTTTGAGGTCCACCGGGGGGAGAACGTCTCCATTCGCTGCACGGTGGACACGTCCTCTGGTGCACAGTACTACAACTGGACAAAG GATGAAAAGTTGCTGTCGGTGAACGAATTTCTGCAGCTCAGCTGGGTGACTGACGCTCATGCAGGAGTCTACAGACTGACTGTCGACACAGGAAACAACCAACTGCAAGCAGCTTTCAACATCACTGTGCTGACGGCAACCTCCAACATGGAGAGAG ATCTTAACACATCATCGGGTCCACCTCGTGTGACCGATAGCCATACCATATCACCCAGCACCAAGAGCCCTCATCCTGCTATCAGTGGAGCGTGGACCACGAAGATGGACCCTAACGTGACAGCTGACGAACTTACGGCCACGACCTCAGATGGAAATCACAACACCTCTCTGAATGTATCATCCTCTTTCTTATCTGACCGAGTGAATATGGCCGTCACTGACCCCTCCACCATGCCCTTAAACCCGGACCACTTGCATAACTCCACTGATGTGGCGGTCACCACGACCTCCATCCCTTCTCCATCAGTGTCCTACGATCCATCCACAGTCCAATTACAGTCCTCTTCAAGTGACATGAGCATGCCGACTACTGTAGGATATGGTGGACCTGTGGAGAGGACCGGTGATGAGACAGAGTCCAAGGGCACAGAAAAGAGCTCCTTCACATTGACGGCAGAGTCCAGCACCCTGAAGACGACTGCGACGAAACCAGAAAAACCCACTGCATCCACAACTCTAACCGATGAAGACAGCATCGGAGACATGATAGAAAAAG ATACTGGCCGCAGTCTGTGGTGGATTATCGTTCCAATACTTGTATTGATTGTTCTGGCAGGGATCCTCTACCGGATAAGAATTATCCAGAAGAG GATGGACATGCCTCCTCCTTTCAAACCGCCTCCTCCTCCAGAGAAGTACACGTTGGTGTACACGCAACGCAGCCCGGTGAACCGAAAACAGCCACACTGCCAATG TGTTGGGCTGATCCTTTCCACACGTCCTGTCGGTTCACACTATGGAGCGAGAGGCGTTGGTTGGTCTGCTCGGCGGGCCTCGAGGAGCTGCCTGCTATTAGCATTGGCTTGA
- the si:ch1073-15f19.2 gene encoding T-cell surface protein tactile isoform X2, with amino-acid sequence MRLDVSHITGTVLGTACSLLFLTSFIQGLLGIDVLHHQTMEAVAGQSIDLPCIVQNYTSLNIVQVEWSKMNNTKLAVYNLIHGGYVFHPNVTIWAQRAGTDEQSTLIGTNLRLQVVGKQDSGVYICDISTFPLGSISTSTQLKVKDVSQIKCNMNSSFEVHRGENVSIRCTVDTSSGAQYYNWTKDEKLLSVNEFLQLSWVTDAHAGVYRLTVDTGNNQLQAAFNITVLTATSNMERDLNTSSGPPRVTDSHTISPSTKSPHPAISGAWTTKMDPNVTADELTATTSDGNHNTSLNVSSSFLSDRVNMAVTDPSTMPLNPDHLHNSTDVAVTTTSIPSPSVSYDPSTVQLQSSSSDMSMPTTVGYGGPVERTGDETESKGTEKSSFTLTAESSTLKTTATKPEKPTASTTLTDEDSIGDMIEKDTGRSLWWIIVPILVLIVLAGILYRIRIIQKRMDMPPPFKPPPPPEKYTLVYTQRSPVNRKQPHCQWQEI; translated from the exons ATGAGACTGGACGTGTCACACATAACTGGGACCGTACTGGGAACTGCATGCTCTCTCCTCTTTTTGACCTCTTTCATACAAG GGCTGCTTGGCATCGATGTGTTACACCATCAAACCATGGAGGCAGTGGCGGGCCAGAGCATCGACCTGCCATGTATCGTACAAAACTACACCTCTCTTAATATTGTCCAAGTTGAATGGAGTAAGATGAACAACACAAAGTTGGCTGTGTACAACTTAATCCACGGAGGTTATGTATTCCATCCCAATGTCACTATCTGGGCACAGAGGGCAGGGACAGACGAGCAGAGCACGCTGATTGGCACCAATCTGCGGCTGCAGGTGGTGGGAAAACAGGACAGTGGGGTCTATATCTGTGACATCTCAACCTTTCCACTGGGATCCATCAGCACCAGCACCCagctaaaggtcaaag ATGTCAGTCAAATTAAATGCAACATGAACAGCAGTTTTGAGGTCCACCGGGGGGAGAACGTCTCCATTCGCTGCACGGTGGACACGTCCTCTGGTGCACAGTACTACAACTGGACAAAG GATGAAAAGTTGCTGTCGGTGAACGAATTTCTGCAGCTCAGCTGGGTGACTGACGCTCATGCAGGAGTCTACAGACTGACTGTCGACACAGGAAACAACCAACTGCAAGCAGCTTTCAACATCACTGTGCTGACGGCAACCTCCAACATGGAGAGAG ATCTTAACACATCATCGGGTCCACCTCGTGTGACCGATAGCCATACCATATCACCCAGCACCAAGAGCCCTCATCCTGCTATCAGTGGAGCGTGGACCACGAAGATGGACCCTAACGTGACAGCTGACGAACTTACGGCCACGACCTCAGATGGAAATCACAACACCTCTCTGAATGTATCATCCTCTTTCTTATCTGACCGAGTGAATATGGCCGTCACTGACCCCTCCACCATGCCCTTAAACCCGGACCACTTGCATAACTCCACTGATGTGGCGGTCACCACGACCTCCATCCCTTCTCCATCAGTGTCCTACGATCCATCCACAGTCCAATTACAGTCCTCTTCAAGTGACATGAGCATGCCGACTACTGTAGGATATGGTGGACCTGTGGAGAGGACCGGTGATGAGACAGAGTCCAAGGGCACAGAAAAGAGCTCCTTCACATTGACGGCAGAGTCCAGCACCCTGAAGACGACTGCGACGAAACCAGAAAAACCCACTGCATCCACAACTCTAACCGATGAAGACAGCATCGGAGACATGATAGAAAAAG ATACTGGCCGCAGTCTGTGGTGGATTATCGTTCCAATACTTGTATTGATTGTTCTGGCAGGGATCCTCTACCGGATAAGAATTATCCAGAAGAG GATGGACATGCCTCCTCCTTTCAAACCGCCTCCTCCTCCAGAGAAGTACACGTTGGTGTACACGCAACGCAGCCCGGTGAACCGAAAACAGCCACACTGCCAATGGCAAGAGATATAG
- the si:ch1073-15f19.2 gene encoding uncharacterized protein si:ch1073-15f19.2 isoform X3, with amino-acid sequence MRLDVSHITGTVLGTACSLLFLTSFIQGLLGIDVLHHQTMEAVAGQSIDLPCIVQNYTSLNIVQVEWSKMNNTKLAVYNLIHGGYVFHPNVTIWAQRAGTDEQSTLIGTNLRLQVVGKQDSGVYICDISTFPLGSISTSTQLKVKDVSQIKCNMNSSFEVHRGENVSIRCTVDTSSGAQYYNWTKDEKLLSVNEFLQLSWVTDAHAGVYRLTVDTGNNQLQAAFNITVLTATSNMERDLNTSSGPPRVTDSHTISPSTKSPHPAISGAWTTKMDPNVTADELTATTSDGNHNTSLNVSSSFLSDRVNMAVTDPSTMPLNPDHLHNSTDVAVTTTSIPSPSVSYDPSTVQLQSSSSDMSMPTTVGYGGPVERTGDETESKGTEKSSFTLTAESSTLKTTATKPEKPTASTTLTDEDSIGDMIEKGWTCLLLSNRLLLQRSTRWCTRNAAR; translated from the exons ATGAGACTGGACGTGTCACACATAACTGGGACCGTACTGGGAACTGCATGCTCTCTCCTCTTTTTGACCTCTTTCATACAAG GGCTGCTTGGCATCGATGTGTTACACCATCAAACCATGGAGGCAGTGGCGGGCCAGAGCATCGACCTGCCATGTATCGTACAAAACTACACCTCTCTTAATATTGTCCAAGTTGAATGGAGTAAGATGAACAACACAAAGTTGGCTGTGTACAACTTAATCCACGGAGGTTATGTATTCCATCCCAATGTCACTATCTGGGCACAGAGGGCAGGGACAGACGAGCAGAGCACGCTGATTGGCACCAATCTGCGGCTGCAGGTGGTGGGAAAACAGGACAGTGGGGTCTATATCTGTGACATCTCAACCTTTCCACTGGGATCCATCAGCACCAGCACCCagctaaaggtcaaag ATGTCAGTCAAATTAAATGCAACATGAACAGCAGTTTTGAGGTCCACCGGGGGGAGAACGTCTCCATTCGCTGCACGGTGGACACGTCCTCTGGTGCACAGTACTACAACTGGACAAAG GATGAAAAGTTGCTGTCGGTGAACGAATTTCTGCAGCTCAGCTGGGTGACTGACGCTCATGCAGGAGTCTACAGACTGACTGTCGACACAGGAAACAACCAACTGCAAGCAGCTTTCAACATCACTGTGCTGACGGCAACCTCCAACATGGAGAGAG ATCTTAACACATCATCGGGTCCACCTCGTGTGACCGATAGCCATACCATATCACCCAGCACCAAGAGCCCTCATCCTGCTATCAGTGGAGCGTGGACCACGAAGATGGACCCTAACGTGACAGCTGACGAACTTACGGCCACGACCTCAGATGGAAATCACAACACCTCTCTGAATGTATCATCCTCTTTCTTATCTGACCGAGTGAATATGGCCGTCACTGACCCCTCCACCATGCCCTTAAACCCGGACCACTTGCATAACTCCACTGATGTGGCGGTCACCACGACCTCCATCCCTTCTCCATCAGTGTCCTACGATCCATCCACAGTCCAATTACAGTCCTCTTCAAGTGACATGAGCATGCCGACTACTGTAGGATATGGTGGACCTGTGGAGAGGACCGGTGATGAGACAGAGTCCAAGGGCACAGAAAAGAGCTCCTTCACATTGACGGCAGAGTCCAGCACCCTGAAGACGACTGCGACGAAACCAGAAAAACCCACTGCATCCACAACTCTAACCGATGAAGACAGCATCGGAGACATGATAGAAAAAG GATGGACATGCCTCCTCCTTTCAAACCGCCTCCTCCTCCAGAGAAGTACACGTTGGTGTACACGCAACGCAGCCCGGTGA